The DNA region GGTCATATTTTTCCATTAGTAGCCAGAGAAGGTGGCGTACTCAGAAGAACCGGTCATACTGAGGCTGCTATTGATTTTGCTAGACTTGCAGGTTTAAAACCTGCGGGCTATATCGTGGAAATTATGAACGAGGATGGTAGCATGGCTCGCTTACCGCAACTCCTAAAGGTTGCTAAAAAATTTGACCTCAAAATTGTTTCTATAGAAGATTTGGTAGCCTATAGAATGGAGCATGATAGCTTAATTGCCAAAAAGGAGGATTTTGATATTGAAACGCGTTTCGGGAAATTCCGTTTACGAGCTTACCAACAGACTACGAACAACCACGTTCATATTGCGTTGACCAAGGGTACTTGGAATAAGACTGATACGGTACTGACCCGCATCAATTCAACTTTGGTAAACAATGATATTTTAGGCACGCTTACCAACAATCCTGATGCTAAGCTTGAAGATATGTTCAATGCCATTAACAAAGAAGGAAAAGGTGCTATAGTCTTTATAAATCAAGATGCACAGTCGCTTAATTTACTATCTCGATTAACGGAGTTGAAAGAACTTCAGAAAAAAGGAATTAAAAAAGCGCCAAAAATTGATATGGATGCCCGTGACTTTGGTATTGGAGCCCAAATTCTTCATGATTTGGATATTGCTAAAATGAGGGTTTTATCCAACTCCCCACAAACCAAGCGCGTAGGTATTGTTGGTTACGGTTTGGAAATTGTTGAGTACGTAGCGTATTAAGGTTTCACATTAAATTGCGCTTTATTTTATCAACTGACTTGGTGGATAACCAAATTGCTTTTTAAAGCAACGGCTAAAATATAAAGGATCACTAAACCCAATAAGGGTGGTGACTTCGGATACATTATATTTCTTTGTTCGTAGTAGTTCTGCCGATTTTTTTAGGCGAATGGTTCGTATAAATTCATTAGGAGCCAAATCCGTAAGCTCCTTTACTTTCCGGTATAGCTTTGATGAACTCATACCTAGTGACTTGCAAAGCAAGGAAGTATTTAGTTCACTATTATCCATATTTTCATGGATTAAATTGGTCAAATTTTCCATGAACGATTGATCAATAGGTGAATGCGTCAATGTATTTACCTGACTTTCTATTTCCTCTGAAAACCTACTTTTCAGTTCTTTTCTAGAATTGATGATATTTTCAATTCTCGTTTTTAGCAATGACGGGTCAAACGGTTTCACCAAATAGCCATCAGCACCGGAGCTATACCCTTTTATTTTATCATCATTATCAGATAAGGCCGTTAAAAGAATCACGGGAATATGGCTGATTTCCGCATCGTTCTTAAGAGCTTCGCAAAACTCCAGTCCAGTTTTAACCGGCATCATAACATCTGCAATACAGATAGCAGGTTTTACGTTTAGGCAGACCTCCAACCCTTTTTCTCCGTTTTCAGCTTCAAAAACTTTATAATAATCAGAGAGGTAATCTACCAAGTAGTTTCGTAATTCGGCATTATCCTCAATTATTAAAATTCGCTCTTTTAAATGCGTACTTTGAATGATTTTCTTTGCAGTAATAAGCTGCGGTGATTCTTCAACCACTTGGCTCTTTTCATAATCAAAGATTTCATTTTCTTCATAAGCCCCTCTCCCAATGGGAAGTTTTAATGTAAAAACACTGCCCTTGTTCAGCTCACTCTCTACTACTACTACCCCTTTATGCAGAGCAACTAAGGCGCGTACTAATGAAAGTCCAATTCCTGAACCCGTATTAAGGCTCGTACTATTGGAAGCTTGATAAAAACGAGAAAAAATCTTCTTTTGACTTTCTTTAGGAATTCCTATACCATCATCACTCACTTCAACCATTAAAAAAGTACCTCCCTCCTCTTCTTTCGCATCTATAAAAAGGTCTACATGTCCATAATTATGGGTAAACTTTAAGGCATTGGACAAAAGATTATACAGCATTTTATCATACTTATCCCGGTCTATATATCCCTTAATTTTCTCATTCTCCGAAATTAGGTTAAAGTTAATTTTTTTATCATCCGCCAACTCCTCAAATGAACGAAACGTATTTTTAGTGTACAGGAGAATATCCGTCTTGGTTACTTTTAAGCGAAGTTCCCCTGATTGTGCTCTTCTAAAATCCAATACTTGATTCACTAAATTCAATAATCTATTGGCATTTTGGTGAATAAGATTATATCTACTCTGTTGAAAATAATTCCCGGAGTCTTTTCCATCTTCGATCAGCTGTTTTGCCGGACCAAGAATCAGGGTAAGGGGAGTTCTTAATTCGTGTGAAATATTGGTAAAGAAACGCAGCTTTTCGTTGTTCAGTTTCTCATCACGTTCCCGTTTCACCTTCTCCATTAACCATTGCTGTTTTAAAACAATACGCGCTCTTACCTGCTTCCGAATAAGGTAAAAAGCCAAAGCCAGAACCAATAGCAAAAGAAAGAATGCTTTATAGGTAAACCAGAAAGGCGGGAGTATTTCAATTTTGTATGAAGCAGCATCACTCCATACCCCATGACTGTTCATGGCCTTTACTTTAAATACATAATCGCCAGAAAACAAATTGGTGTATTGTACGGTTCTTTGCCGTACATCTACAGTATTCCAGTTTTCATCAAAACCTTCTAAAATATAGCTATACTTATTCTGTCTTCCGTTAACGTAAGACGGACTTGAAAATGTTAAAGAGAAGTTCTTATTTGCATTTTGAAGCTGTAAGCTCCTGCTCAAATTTATATCCGTTTTAAGTATTTGTTGACCGTTAACAACCGAACCTATTTCAACAGCTTTGTTCTGCACCCTAATATTTGTAATTACCGGTTCCGGGGCGTATTCGTTTACAGAAAGTTCTTTTGGGGAAAATGTAATAACACCCTCTTTCCCACCAAGGAACATATGGGTATCATCTGCATAATAAAAGCCTCTGGTACTAAAAATATCTAAACGATTTCCACTTTCTGTATGATATAATTTTAATTCCTTAGCCTCAATATCATATTTACCCAAATTATTGTTGTTCATATTCAACCAGAGAAATCCGTTCTTTTTAAAAACGAGATTTGTAATCCAACGGTCCGTTAACCCGTCTACCTCCATTATGGGTAAAAAATCATCAATTGTGGCGTCATAATAAGAAAGCCCTTTACGCGTAGCTGCCCAGATTTTACCGGTTTTATCAATTGCAATATCGCTTACATTGCTATGGGGCAACCCTAACTTCA from Zobellia alginiliquefaciens includes:
- the ribB gene encoding 3,4-dihydroxy-2-butanone-4-phosphate synthase is translated as MSIDMEKKIQLNTIEEAIDEIRKGKVIIVVDDENRENEGDFLAAAELATPETVNFMATHGRGLICAPLTEGRCKDLGLHMMVNNNTDPMETAFTVSVDLRGGGVTTGISASDRAKTVLALTKNDTKPHDLARPGHIFPLVAREGGVLRRTGHTEAAIDFARLAGLKPAGYIVEIMNEDGSMARLPQLLKVAKKFDLKIVSIEDLVAYRMEHDSLIAKKEDFDIETRFGKFRLRAYQQTTNNHVHIALTKGTWNKTDTVLTRINSTLVNNDILGTLTNNPDAKLEDMFNAINKEGKGAIVFINQDAQSLNLLSRLTELKELQKKGIKKAPKIDMDARDFGIGAQILHDLDIAKMRVLSNSPQTKRVGIVGYGLEIVEYVAY
- a CDS encoding two-component regulator propeller domain-containing protein, which codes for MSYRLTYLFWLIFSLWNLCGQSLKFEHYNDANGISHNSVRHIVQDNDGFLWFGTFSGLNRFDGYEFKSYTSASPSENTIPNDDITALEFNSEANQLWIGTRNGLTLLDLNTYEFTVFLPDAKNASSLQDTEIRSVHIDSFKRVWVGTKDQGLFIYDSQTQKFSKIPLDDFTYVKEIFEDSKGRLWVGSYGDVAIARISLDNVGAIVQIKQYALVGQNTKEPNPYVNFVYEDHKSDIFVGSRNGLYKLNTKEDRFENMLIDDPDVRDKLGPYFISIAQASNGKYWVGTLGGILQVDALEDIQKQKYHWYFSELSDDDSLVDNLVSALYFDDSGVLWVGTEEGLDKYDPFENQFQYNTSISRYIDNQAPRIRDFSKTFDGKIIVATRHNGLFISKGENYIPLYHTNKDIASMYSIDGKTFYCGLWNGKILIYDYQNRTDRVIDVGFKHAPILAFEPFEKDKMVIASHGEGAVILDLKTKKIDDSYGQLLPSLDINTVKVSDTGVIWFATQMGAYSYDSKTTQVKAYEAKLDVKLGLPHSNVSDIAIDKTGKIWAATRKGLSYYDATIDDFLPIMEVDGLTDRWITNLVFKKNGFLWLNMNNNNLGKYDIEAKELKLYHTESGNRLDIFSTRGFYYADDTHMFLGGKEGVITFSPKELSVNEYAPEPVITNIRVQNKAVEIGSVVNGQQILKTDINLSRSLQLQNANKNFSLTFSSPSYVNGRQNKYSYILEGFDENWNTVDVRQRTVQYTNLFSGDYVFKVKAMNSHGVWSDAASYKIEILPPFWFTYKAFFLLLLVLALAFYLIRKQVRARIVLKQQWLMEKVKRERDEKLNNEKLRFFTNISHELRTPLTLILGPAKQLIEDGKDSGNYFQQSRYNLIHQNANRLLNLVNQVLDFRRAQSGELRLKVTKTDILLYTKNTFRSFEELADDKKINFNLISENEKIKGYIDRDKYDKMLYNLLSNALKFTHNYGHVDLFIDAKEEEGGTFLMVEVSDDGIGIPKESQKKIFSRFYQASNSTSLNTGSGIGLSLVRALVALHKGVVVVESELNKGSVFTLKLPIGRGAYEENEIFDYEKSQVVEESPQLITAKKIIQSTHLKERILIIEDNAELRNYLVDYLSDYYKVFEAENGEKGLEVCLNVKPAICIADVMMPVKTGLEFCEALKNDAEISHIPVILLTALSDNDDKIKGYSSGADGYLVKPFDPSLLKTRIENIINSRKELKSRFSEEIESQVNTLTHSPIDQSFMENLTNLIHENMDNSELNTSLLCKSLGMSSSKLYRKVKELTDLAPNEFIRTIRLKKSAELLRTKKYNVSEVTTLIGFSDPLYFSRCFKKQFGYPPSQLIK